In Panthera tigris isolate Pti1 chromosome C1, P.tigris_Pti1_mat1.1, whole genome shotgun sequence, the following proteins share a genomic window:
- the LOC102964811 gene encoding chloride channel protein ClC-Ka: MEELVGLREGSSGSPVTLQELWGPCPRIRRGIRGGLEWLKQKLFRVGEDWYFLMTLGVLMALISYAMNFAIGRVVRAHKWLYREIGDSHLLRYLSWTVYPVALVSFSSGFSQSITPFSGGSGIPELKTILSGVVLEDYLDIKNFGAKVVGLTCTLATGSTLFLGKVGPFVHLSVMIAAYLGRVHTKAIGEPENKSKQNEMLVAAAAVGVATVFAAPFSGVLFSIEVMSSHFSVWDYWRGFFAATCGAFMFRLLAVFNSEQETITSLYKTNFRVDVPFDLPEIFFFVALGAICGILSCAYLFCQRTFLGFVKTNRVTSKLLATSKPLYSALAALVLASITYPPGVGRFIASRLSMKQHLESLFDNNSWALMTRNSSPPWPEELDPQNLWFEWYHPRFTIFGTLAFFLVMKFWMLILATTIPMPAGYFMPIFIFGAAIGRLIGEALAVAFPEGIVAGGVTSPIMPGGYALAGAAAFSGAVTHTISTALLAFELTGQIVHALPVLMAVLAANAIAQSFQPSFYDGTIIVKKLPYLPWIRGRKISSHRVTVEHFMNTTITTVAKDTPLEEVVKVVTSTDMAKYLLVESTESQILVGTMERAHLVRALQAEPPSWAPGHQQCLQDILAGGCPVEPVTLQLSPETSLHQAHNLFELLHLQSLPVTSRGRAVGSVSWVELKKAISSLTNPPAPK, from the exons ATGGAAGAGCTGGTAGGGCTGCGTGAGGGCTCCTCGGGGAGCCCTGTGACTCTTCAGGAGCTATGGGGCCCGTGTCCCCGCATCCGCAGAGGCATTCGAG GGGGCCTGGAGTGGCTGAAGCAGAAGCTGTTCCGCGTCGGGGAGGACTGGTACTTCCTGATGACCCTCGGGGTGCTCATGGCCCTGATCAGCTACGCCATGAACTTCGCTATCGGGCGCGTGGTCAGAG CACACAAGTGGCTCTACCGGGAGATTGGGGACAGCCACCTGCTCCGGTATCTCTCCTGGACTGTGTACCCTGTGGCCCTGGTCTCCTTCTCCTCTGGCTTCAGCCAGAGCATCACACCCTTCTCTGGAG GTTCTGGAATCCCAGAGCTGAAGACTATTCTGTCAGGCGTGGTGTTGGAGGACTACCTGGATATTAAGAACTTCGGGGCCAAGGTCGTGGGCCTTACCTGCACCCTGGCCACTGGCAGCACCCTTTTCCTGGGCAAAGTG GGCCCCTTCGTGCACCTGTCTGTGATGATCGCTGCCTACCTGGGCCGTGTGCACACCAAGGCCATTGGGGAGCCTGAG AACAAGAGCAAGCAGAACGAGATGCTGGTGGCAGCGGCCGCGGTGGGTGTGGCCACAGTGTTTGCAGCGCCCTTCAGCG GCGTCCTGTTCAGCATCGAGGTCATGTCTTCCCACTTCTCTGTCTGGGATTACTGGAGGGGCTTCTTCGCTGCCACCTGCGGGGCCTTCATGTTCCGCCTCCTGGCAGTCTTCAACAGCGAGCAGG agacCATCACCTCCCTCTACAAGACCAATTTCAGGGTGGATGTCCCCTTCGACCTGCCAGAGATCTTCTTTTTTGTGGCCCTGGG ggccatCTGCGGTATCCTGAGCTGCGCTTACCTCTTCTGTCAGCGAACATTCCTTGGTTTTGTCAAGACCAACCGGGTCACCTCCAAACTGCTGGCCACCAG caaGCCTCTGTATTCCGCCCTGGCTGCCTTGGTTCTTGCTTCCATCACCTACCCCCCTGGCGTGGGCCGCTTCATCGCTTCTCGG CTGTCCATGAAGCAGCATCTGGAGTCACTGTTCGACAACAACTCATGGGCGCTGATGACCCGGAACTCATCCCCACCCTGGCCTGAGGAGCTCGACCCCCAGAACCTGTGGTTCGAGTGGTACCACCCACGGTTCACCATCTTTGGGACCCTCGCCTTCTTCCTGGTTATGAAG TTCTGGATGCTGATTCTGGCCACCACAATCCCCATGCCTGCCGGCTACTTCATGCCCATATTCATCTTCG GAGCTGCCATCGGGCGCCTCATCGGGGAGGCCCTGGCTGTTGCCTTCCCTGAGGGCATCGTAGCAGGAGGGGTCACCAGCCCCATTATGCCCGGAGGGTACGCCCTGGCAG GGGCTGCGGCCTTCTCAGGGGCTGTGACCCACACCATCTCCACGGCGCTGCTGGCCTTCGAGCTGACCGGCCAGATAGTGCACGCGTTGCCGGTGTTGATGGCCGTGCTGGCAGCGAACGCCATCGCCCAGAGCTTCCAGCCCTCCTTCTATGACGGCACTATCATTGTCAAGAAGCTGCCATACCTTCCGTGGATCCGAGGTCGGAAAATCAG CTCTCACCGTGTGACTGTGGAGCACTTCATGAACACTACCATCACCACGGTGGCCAAGGACACACCGCTGGAGGAAGTGGTCAAGGTCGTGACCTCCACGGACATGGCCAAGTACCTCCTGGTGGAAAGCACAG AGTCCCAGATACTGGTGGGCACCATGGAAAGGGCCCACCTGGTGCGGGCACTCCAGGCTGAGCCACCTTCCTGGGCTCCAGGACACCAG CAATGTCTCCAGGACATCTTGGCTGGGGGCTGTCCCGTGGAGCCAGTGACCCTGCAGCTGTCTCCGGAGACCTCCCTGCACCAG GCACACAACCTCTTCGAGCTGCTGCACCTTCAGTCCCTGCCTGTGACGTCCCGGGGCAGAGCTGTAGGCTCCGTGTCTTGGGTGGAG TTGAAGAAAGCAATTTCCAGCCTGACAAACCCACCAGCCCCAAAGTGA
- the FAM131C gene encoding protein FAM131C, whose protein sequence is MGSCVSRDLFTSAHKDCPVPQGTGPLNPDLPSSHPPAVAPDHVTGKDKQMDFCWDPWQRCFQTTNGYLSDSRSCSSNYNVAALATSSLVGVVQSIKDHITKPTAMARGRVAHLIEWKGWRAQRSGWEPSPAEDEHYCCLPDELREARFAAGVAEQFAITEATLSAWSSLDNEELHPENSPQDIVQLQDLENVYLQDSLLSGPSQDDSLLAFSSPGLSPDGWPSPDEPPITAADPQPPSPEQQHRRRLPRGPGPEGGAHLQGSLPSVDSISLSEEEDEVFYN, encoded by the exons ATCTGTTCACAAGTGCCCACAAGGACTGCCCCGTGCCCCAGGGCACGGGTCCTCTGAACCCAGACTTGCCCTCCAGCCATCCCCCTGCTGTCGCTCCAGACCATGTCACTGGCAAG GACAAACAGATGGATTTCTGTTGGGATCCTTGGCAG AGGTGCTTCCAGACCACCAACGGCTACCTGTCTGATTCCAGGTCCTGCTCCAGCAACTACAATGTGGCGGCTCTAGCCACCTCGTCCCTTGTGG GGGTGGTGCAGAGCATCAAGGACCACATCACGAAGCCCACGGCCATGGCGCGTGGCCGCGTGGCTCACCTCATCGAGTGGAAGGGCTGGCGTGCCCAGCGGTCAGGCTGGGAGCCATCCCCAGCTGAGGATGAGCATTACTGTTGCCTGCCAGACGAGCTGCGGGAGGCCCGCTTTGCTGCAG GGGTCGCTGAACAGTTTGCCATCACAGAGGCCACACTGAGCGCCTGGTCCTCGTTGGACAATGAGGAGCTTCACCCCGAGAACAGCCCTCAGGACATCGTCCAGCTACAGG ACCTAGAGAACGTCTACCTTCAGGACAGTCTTCTGAGCGGCCCCTCCCAGGATGACAGTCTTCTGgccttctcttcccctggccTCTCCCCCGATGGCTGGCCCTCACCCGATGAGCCCCCCATCACAGCTGCcgacccccagccccccagccctgaACAGCAGCATCGGAGGCGGCTGCCTAGGGGCCCGGGGCCTGAGGGTGGGGCCCACCtgcagggctccctcccctcggTGGACAGCATCTCCCTCtcggaggaggaggacgaggtgTTCTACAACTGA